A window of the Sphaerobacter thermophilus DSM 20745 genome harbors these coding sequences:
- the pyrB gene encoding aspartate carbamoyltransferase yields the protein MMSGSRSARSILAVQQFDRPFLEQLFARADEMRVIVAAGGSNRLSGRIMATLFFEPSTRTRLSFESAMIRLGGQVLSAEYARETSSAAKGETIEDTARIVESYADVIVIRHPEAGSAARAASVIDIPVINAGDGPHEHPTQALLDLYTIRSELGRIDDLRIALVGDLKYGRAARSLALILTQCRGIELTFVSPPNVRMGNDVTAALAAAGVRFREESDLSRVLPEVDVVYQTRIQHERFTSEEEYEAARGLYVIDAASLRLMHPNAILMHPLPRVDEIAPEVDLDPRAAYFRQAKNGVYIRMALLDMLLG from the coding sequence ATGATGTCCGGGTCGCGGAGTGCGCGCAGTATCCTCGCCGTGCAGCAGTTCGACCGCCCCTTCCTCGAACAGCTCTTCGCGCGCGCCGACGAGATGCGCGTGATTGTGGCTGCCGGCGGCTCCAACCGGCTCAGCGGCCGGATCATGGCGACCCTCTTCTTCGAACCGAGCACGCGCACGCGCCTGAGCTTCGAGTCGGCGATGATCCGGCTCGGCGGGCAGGTCCTCTCGGCCGAGTACGCCCGGGAGACCTCGTCTGCGGCCAAGGGGGAGACCATCGAGGATACCGCGCGCATCGTCGAGTCGTACGCCGACGTCATCGTCATCCGCCACCCGGAGGCCGGCTCCGCCGCCCGCGCTGCGTCGGTGATCGACATCCCGGTCATCAACGCCGGGGATGGGCCACACGAGCACCCGACCCAGGCGCTGCTCGACCTCTACACCATCCGCTCGGAGCTCGGCCGGATCGACGACCTGCGCATCGCCCTCGTCGGCGACCTCAAGTACGGTCGTGCGGCCCGCTCGCTCGCCCTCATCCTGACGCAGTGCCGGGGGATTGAGTTGACCTTCGTCTCACCGCCGAACGTCCGCATGGGCAACGACGTCACCGCCGCGCTGGCGGCAGCCGGGGTCCGCTTCCGCGAGGAGAGCGACCTGTCGCGGGTCCTGCCGGAGGTCGACGTCGTCTACCAGACCCGCATCCAGCACGAGCGCTTCACCTCGGAGGAGGAGTACGAGGCCGCGCGGGGACTCTACGTCATCGACGCCGCGAGCCTCCGCCTGATGCATCCGAACGCGATCCTGATGCACCCGCTGCCCCGCGTGGACGAAATCGCCCCCGAGGTCGATCTCGACCCGCGCGCCGCCTACTTCCGGCAGGCCAAGAACGGCGTCTACATCCGCATGGCCCTGCTCGACATGCTCCTGGGGTAG
- a CDS encoding hemolysin family protein has product MLGLEQWLLLGSVFLLILANGIFVAAEFALVSARRTRIEQMAAEGNRLARAVLRAMDDPNRFISAAQIGITVASLGLGWLGEPAFARLFERLFSMLPGSWQGIASHSAAVATAFILITFLHITLGEQVPKMIAIQRAEGTILLTAQITQLMSTIFRPAIAVVFWATEWLLRPFGLRYQSESHLVYTVEELEMLVEASARGGQLETSEQEMIHRLLTFADLDAGQVMVPRTEMIAVPVDITLPELIEVIARERRSRYPVYDQTLDDIVGIVHSKDLFPILAAGKTDGFSIREITREAMTVPDSLPIDQVLALMKQRRTHIAIVIDEYGGTAGLITMEDLVERIVGELQDEFERPEQEVEVLPDGSVRINGLMLIEEVNERFGLDIHDPNFDTIGGYVFGQLGRKPEVGDTVQVGDVTFRVDVLDGLRIARLCLIRDHVPSEEQAGE; this is encoded by the coding sequence GTGCTCGGTCTGGAGCAGTGGCTCCTCCTTGGCTCAGTCTTCCTTCTGATCCTCGCGAATGGCATCTTCGTCGCGGCGGAGTTCGCGCTGGTTTCGGCCCGCCGCACCCGCATCGAACAAATGGCTGCGGAGGGGAACCGGCTGGCCCGCGCGGTGCTGCGGGCCATGGACGACCCCAACCGGTTCATCTCCGCAGCCCAGATCGGGATCACGGTCGCCAGTCTGGGACTTGGGTGGCTGGGTGAGCCGGCCTTTGCCCGGCTCTTCGAGCGCCTTTTCTCTATGCTGCCCGGGAGCTGGCAGGGCATTGCCTCGCACAGCGCCGCAGTGGCGACCGCGTTCATCCTGATCACCTTCCTCCACATCACGCTGGGCGAGCAGGTGCCCAAGATGATCGCCATCCAGCGCGCCGAGGGCACCATCCTGCTCACCGCTCAGATCACCCAGCTCATGTCGACCATCTTCCGCCCGGCGATCGCGGTGGTCTTCTGGGCGACCGAGTGGCTGCTCCGCCCGTTCGGCCTGCGTTACCAGAGCGAGAGCCACCTGGTCTACACGGTGGAGGAGCTGGAGATGCTCGTTGAGGCGAGCGCCCGCGGCGGGCAGCTCGAAACCAGCGAGCAGGAGATGATCCACCGGCTCCTCACCTTCGCCGACCTCGACGCCGGGCAGGTGATGGTGCCGCGCACCGAGATGATCGCGGTGCCGGTCGATATCACGCTGCCGGAGCTGATCGAGGTCATCGCACGGGAGCGCCGGTCACGCTACCCGGTCTACGACCAGACGCTCGACGACATCGTCGGCATCGTCCACAGCAAGGATCTCTTCCCGATCCTCGCCGCCGGGAAGACGGACGGGTTCTCCATCCGCGAGATCACCCGCGAGGCGATGACGGTGCCCGACAGCCTGCCGATCGACCAGGTGCTGGCGCTCATGAAGCAGCGGCGGACACACATCGCCATCGTCATCGATGAGTACGGCGGCACCGCGGGGCTGATCACGATGGAGGATCTGGTCGAGCGCATCGTCGGCGAGCTGCAAGATGAGTTCGAGCGGCCGGAGCAGGAGGTCGAGGTCCTGCCGGACGGGTCGGTGCGCATCAACGGGCTCATGCTCATCGAGGAGGTTAACGAGCGCTTCGGCCTGGACATCCACGACCCGAACTTCGACACCATCGGCGGGTATGTCTTCGGCCAGCTCGGCCGGAAGCCGGAGGTCGGCGACACCGTGCAGGTGGGGGATGTGACCTTCCGCGTGGACGTGCTTGATGGCCTCCGCATCGCCCGACTCTGCCTCATCCGCGACCACGTCCCCTCAGAGGAGCAAGCGGGGGAGTAA
- a CDS encoding sigma-70 family RNA polymerase sigma factor gives MVMDRDRRPDEDEYQEEAEPEPLLDGDELDEEALAEEESSRALVEVEEDAAALDEDWDELLQHDPTLATDPIRLYLRDIAQAPLLTAEEEVELAKRIEEGDVEALQRFVRSNLRLVVSIAKRYVGRGLSLLDLIQEGNLGLIRAVQKYDWRRGYRFSTYATWWIRQAITRAIADQGRTIRLPVHMIDSITRYRRTVMQLTQELGRPPRAEEVAEAMSVPPEKVEQFIRAAQRTISLEKPIGEDEEGTLADLIADEVARSPEEEAVETLLQRDVAEVLEELTPRERLVLQLRFGLGNGSPHTLSEVGQQLDISRERVRQIESEALRKLRRRAADRLAAYAEL, from the coding sequence ATGGTGATGGATAGGGATCGACGACCGGACGAAGACGAATACCAAGAGGAGGCCGAGCCGGAGCCTCTTCTAGACGGCGACGAGCTCGACGAGGAGGCTCTCGCGGAGGAAGAGTCCTCCCGCGCGCTGGTTGAGGTGGAGGAGGACGCAGCGGCTCTCGATGAGGACTGGGATGAGCTGCTGCAGCACGACCCCACTCTGGCGACCGATCCGATCCGTCTCTACCTCCGCGACATCGCGCAGGCGCCGCTGCTCACGGCGGAGGAAGAGGTGGAGCTGGCCAAGCGCATCGAGGAGGGCGACGTCGAGGCGCTCCAGCGCTTCGTCCGCTCGAACCTGCGGCTTGTGGTCAGCATCGCCAAGCGCTACGTGGGACGTGGGCTCTCGTTGCTGGACCTGATCCAGGAAGGCAACCTCGGTCTGATCCGGGCGGTCCAGAAGTATGACTGGCGCCGGGGGTACCGCTTCAGCACGTACGCGACCTGGTGGATCCGCCAGGCGATCACCCGTGCCATAGCCGACCAGGGCCGCACCATCCGGCTGCCGGTCCACATGATCGACAGCATCACGCGCTACCGCCGGACGGTGATGCAGCTCACGCAGGAGCTTGGCCGCCCGCCGCGGGCCGAGGAGGTGGCCGAGGCGATGAGCGTCCCGCCGGAGAAGGTCGAGCAGTTTATCCGCGCCGCCCAGCGCACGATTTCGCTCGAAAAGCCGATCGGTGAGGACGAGGAAGGCACCCTCGCCGATCTCATCGCCGATGAGGTGGCGCGCTCGCCGGAGGAGGAAGCGGTCGAGACGCTGCTCCAGCGCGATGTGGCCGAGGTGCTGGAGGAACTGACGCCGCGCGAGCGGCTGGTGCTGCAGCTCCGCTTCGGGCTGGGTAACGGCTCGCCGCACACGCTGTCGGAAGTGGGCCAGCAGCTCGACATCAGCCGGGAGCGCGTGCGTCAGATCGAGAGCGAGGCACTGCGCAAGCTGCGGCGCCGAGCGGCCGATCGGCTGGCCGCGTACGCCGAGCTCTAG
- a CDS encoding AAA family ATPase, whose amino-acid sequence MIPTRLAIRNFMSYREPVEIDFRGIRVACLSGDNGAGKSALLDAITWALWGKARVNSDRDLISIGAPDMEVTFGFILGEQEFRVTRRRRARATSSATLELEAIEGDRCRSLTGASLRETQQTIDRLLRMDYETFINSAFILQGRADEFTTKTPQQRKQVLAEILNLSEYDRYEEAARQAFRERDRRLREIDLHLAELDQRLADLPRHREEVESLGQELLKLTDRADDLRRRLDAVQERVRSLEFTASQRESVRRRKVELDVAIADLERRRATLHEQIAAHRAVLARRDAIEAGYRELTELRQREADLTDRLSARQELIERRRAIEQAIQQATHRLETEIHSVTCQIDERRLQLKELPDVVARLDAVTAELAELTGVADAIAQEHAAQAAREARRGELQAENKRLRADMEEIKARLDQIEGAGALCPVCRRELGEDERQRLRTEYTAEGKALGDQFRANAAAIKQLQAEAAEAAARIEHLERQRARAEKLERTAAALRERHERLTRAQAETEQLEALLAGLRDRLARGAPGAEHRPALAEVEQALADLPYDREEHQTIRARIAALRGVEEERRQLDVAQTALERDEAQIETLTLQIAQHQAERAAAEAEEAELSEQLTQLEPLRAERDALQAELEALEACRGETQARLGAAQQRLEDCLRLQDLREERIAERRQVAEEKMIYDELTLAFGKRGIQAMIIENVIPELQDEANAILDKMPGNTMRVEFRTQKQTVRGDNTIETLDIVIGDEAGRRPYELYSGGEAFRANFAIRVALSTLLARRAGTRLQTLVIDEGFGTQDSQGRDGLIEAIRAIERDFQTILVITHLSELKEMFPTRIEVRKTPTGSQVRVA is encoded by the coding sequence ATGATACCAACTCGCCTCGCCATTCGAAACTTCATGTCCTATCGCGAGCCGGTCGAAATCGACTTCCGCGGCATCCGGGTCGCCTGCCTCTCGGGCGATAACGGAGCCGGAAAGTCCGCCCTGCTCGACGCCATCACCTGGGCGCTCTGGGGCAAGGCGCGCGTCAACAGCGACCGGGACCTCATCTCCATCGGTGCCCCGGACATGGAGGTCACCTTCGGCTTCATCCTGGGTGAGCAGGAGTTCCGCGTCACCCGGCGGCGCCGCGCCCGCGCCACCAGCTCGGCCACCCTGGAGCTGGAAGCCATCGAGGGCGACCGCTGCCGGTCGCTAACCGGCGCCAGTCTCCGCGAGACCCAGCAGACGATCGACCGCCTGCTGCGGATGGACTACGAGACGTTCATCAACTCGGCCTTCATCCTGCAGGGCCGGGCCGACGAATTCACCACCAAGACCCCCCAGCAGCGCAAGCAGGTCCTCGCGGAAATCCTCAACCTGAGCGAGTACGATCGCTACGAGGAGGCCGCGCGCCAGGCATTCCGGGAGCGCGACCGGCGCCTGCGCGAGATCGACCTGCACCTGGCCGAGCTCGACCAGCGGCTCGCGGACCTACCCCGCCACCGGGAGGAGGTCGAGTCGCTCGGTCAGGAACTCCTGAAACTGACCGACCGGGCCGACGACCTGCGCCGGCGGCTCGACGCCGTGCAGGAGCGCGTCCGGTCACTAGAGTTTACCGCGAGTCAACGCGAGAGCGTAAGGCGGCGCAAGGTCGAGTTGGATGTCGCCATCGCCGATCTCGAGCGCCGCCGGGCCACGCTCCACGAGCAGATCGCCGCCCACCGCGCCGTGCTGGCAAGGAGGGACGCGATTGAGGCCGGGTACCGCGAACTGACCGAGCTGCGCCAGCGCGAGGCGGACCTGACCGACCGGCTATCGGCCCGCCAGGAGTTGATCGAGCGCCGCCGCGCCATCGAGCAAGCGATCCAGCAGGCCACCCACCGGCTCGAGACGGAGATCCACTCCGTCACCTGCCAGATCGACGAGCGCCGTCTGCAACTCAAGGAGCTACCGGACGTCGTCGCCCGACTAGATGCCGTCACCGCCGAACTCGCCGAACTGACGGGTGTCGCCGACGCGATCGCCCAGGAGCACGCGGCGCAAGCCGCCCGCGAAGCGCGCCGGGGCGAGCTCCAGGCCGAGAACAAGCGCCTGCGAGCCGACATGGAGGAGATCAAGGCCCGGCTCGACCAGATCGAGGGCGCCGGCGCGCTCTGCCCCGTCTGCCGCCGCGAGCTGGGCGAGGACGAGCGCCAGCGGCTGCGCACCGAGTACACCGCCGAGGGCAAAGCGCTCGGCGACCAATTCCGCGCCAACGCTGCGGCCATCAAGCAGCTCCAGGCCGAGGCCGCAGAAGCGGCCGCGAGAATCGAGCACCTGGAACGCCAGCGAGCGCGCGCCGAGAAGCTGGAGCGCACCGCCGCCGCGCTCCGCGAGCGGCACGAGCGCCTCACCCGTGCCCAGGCGGAGACGGAGCAACTCGAAGCCCTCCTCGCGGGGCTCCGCGACCGGCTGGCCCGGGGAGCCCCAGGCGCCGAGCACCGCCCTGCCCTGGCTGAGGTGGAGCAGGCGCTCGCCGACCTCCCCTACGACCGCGAGGAGCACCAGACGATCCGGGCACGCATCGCCGCGCTGCGCGGCGTCGAGGAGGAGCGGCGCCAGCTTGACGTGGCGCAGACCGCGCTCGAACGCGATGAGGCCCAGATCGAAACGCTGACACTCCAGATCGCACAGCACCAGGCCGAGCGAGCCGCCGCCGAGGCAGAGGAGGCTGAACTCAGCGAACAACTCACCCAACTGGAACCCCTGCGCGCCGAGCGCGACGCGCTCCAGGCGGAGTTGGAGGCGCTGGAGGCGTGCCGCGGCGAGACACAGGCGAGGCTCGGCGCCGCTCAGCAGCGGCTCGAGGACTGCTTGCGCCTGCAAGACCTCCGGGAGGAACGTATCGCCGAGCGTCGCCAGGTGGCTGAGGAGAAGATGATCTACGATGAGCTGACCCTGGCCTTCGGCAAGCGCGGCATCCAGGCCATGATCATCGAGAACGTCATCCCGGAGCTACAAGACGAGGCCAACGCCATCCTCGACAAGATGCCCGGCAACACCATGCGCGTCGAGTTCCGCACCCAGAAGCAGACGGTCCGGGGCGACAACACGATCGAGACACTCGACATCGTGATCGGCGACGAGGCCGGACGCCGGCCCTACGAGCTCTACAGCGGCGGCGAGGCCTTCCGCGCCAACTTTGCCATCCGGGTCGCGCTCAGCACCCTCCTTGCCCGGCGTGCCGGCACCCGCCTCCAGACGCTGGTCATCGACGAGGGCTTCGGTACCCAGGACAGCCAGGGCCGCGACGGACTAATCGAGGCCATCCGCGCGATCGAGCGCGACTTCCAGACGATCCTGGTCATCACCCATCTCTCCGAGCTCAAAGAGATGTTCCCCACCCGCATCGAGGTCCGGAAGACTCCCACCGGCTCCCAGGTCCGCGTGGCGTAG
- a CDS encoding dynamin family protein, protein MPTERLTDTGSQGADTGRLVRITRRLRSHADFPPLMGLCRELESTILRKERRVVFVGVLKTGKSTLINALLGAPILPVRANRATGVPVRVGYAERLTATVVRDHGRGTEEARVWPDELARYILLDLTTSIAVPPPRIGEVRIGVPVPALQAGWTLVDTPGLQDTPALTERTLGEIECADLAVLVLAADKLLSESEQAMAHTLNARLRGNVIFVINRLGLVEEKDRSEILQRARDVLGGLGNCLVGNPAIFACDARAALAGAPDPGFRAFERHLGTLLTGAAGERIAVLSRVAWAESRITSAHDAASTALAENEAKRAAVVADEESARDRERRHRRQAIREAHMALRRLRSEIHGLVEPFVDDAARSAVELVDADRAWPKRLTVCFRGPLKAVHDRVTARVAGSLAPLELTAPTLWFAVTAEEAVEHMLDQSRALRESVAAYHVYTGVAAGSGMSATLSRWLCNWLYSPSMSREQLEKAVRQTAEALLPRLVADVRHHLDVVDELLAAAASTDVCHDPSAAVQEATAAVIEAERLVTRIEMLRRAIAEAAREALA, encoded by the coding sequence ATGCCGACAGAGAGGCTAACGGATACGGGTTCCCAGGGAGCAGACACCGGCCGTTTGGTCCGGATCACACGTCGGCTCCGGAGTCATGCCGACTTCCCGCCGCTGATGGGCCTCTGCCGGGAGCTTGAGAGCACCATCTTGAGAAAAGAGCGTCGCGTCGTCTTCGTAGGGGTTCTGAAAACGGGCAAGTCGACGCTTATCAATGCGCTGTTGGGCGCGCCCATCCTCCCGGTCCGCGCCAACCGCGCCACTGGTGTCCCGGTACGAGTGGGCTACGCGGAGCGTCTGACGGCCACCGTGGTACGAGATCACGGGCGTGGAACAGAGGAGGCTCGAGTCTGGCCGGATGAGCTTGCACGCTACATCCTCCTCGATCTCACTACCTCGATCGCGGTCCCACCGCCGAGGATCGGTGAGGTCCGCATTGGCGTTCCCGTGCCCGCGTTGCAGGCGGGTTGGACTCTGGTGGACACGCCTGGACTCCAGGATACCCCCGCGCTCACCGAGCGCACGCTGGGCGAGATCGAGTGCGCCGACCTCGCGGTGCTCGTGCTTGCTGCCGACAAGCTCCTGTCCGAGTCCGAGCAGGCGATGGCGCACACCTTGAACGCCCGCCTGCGCGGGAATGTCATCTTCGTGATCAACCGGCTCGGGCTTGTCGAGGAAAAAGATCGGTCGGAGATTCTCCAGCGCGCCCGGGATGTGCTGGGCGGGCTGGGGAACTGCCTCGTAGGGAACCCCGCCATTTTCGCGTGTGATGCGCGCGCCGCGTTGGCCGGTGCACCCGACCCCGGGTTCCGGGCGTTCGAGCGGCACCTGGGTACCTTGTTGACCGGAGCAGCGGGTGAGCGGATTGCCGTACTCTCCCGCGTCGCCTGGGCGGAGTCTCGCATCACATCGGCCCACGACGCCGCTAGTACAGCCTTGGCTGAAAACGAAGCCAAGAGAGCGGCCGTGGTTGCGGACGAGGAGTCAGCCCGAGACCGGGAGCGGCGCCATCGGCGCCAGGCGATACGAGAAGCCCACATGGCGCTGCGGCGGCTGCGGAGTGAGATTCACGGCCTCGTCGAGCCGTTCGTCGACGACGCGGCGCGGAGCGCGGTTGAACTCGTCGATGCCGACCGGGCATGGCCGAAACGGCTGACGGTGTGCTTCCGCGGGCCGCTCAAGGCTGTCCACGATCGTGTGACCGCCCGGGTTGCGGGGAGCCTCGCGCCGCTTGAGTTGACTGCCCCTACCCTATGGTTCGCGGTGACCGCGGAGGAGGCGGTGGAACACATGCTGGACCAATCGCGGGCGCTACGTGAGTCAGTCGCGGCCTACCATGTGTATACCGGCGTGGCGGCCGGATCGGGGATGAGCGCGACGCTGAGCCGATGGCTTTGCAACTGGCTGTACAGCCCCAGCATGAGCCGTGAGCAGCTTGAGAAGGCCGTGCGGCAGACGGCGGAAGCGTTGCTCCCACGGTTGGTGGCGGACGTACGGCATCACCTCGACGTGGTGGATGAACTCCTCGCCGCGGCTGCGTCCACGGACGTTTGCCATGACCCATCGGCTGCGGTCCAGGAGGCGACGGCGGCCGTTATCGAGGCCGAGCGGCTGGTGACCAGGATAGAGATGCTGAGACGGGCTATCGCGGAAGCCGCACGGGAGGCGCTCGCGTGA